One Flavobacterium sp. 90 DNA segment encodes these proteins:
- a CDS encoding DUF1801 domain-containing protein: MKQLDDFYLKQEEPIKGIFLALKEIILKQDTDITNVLKYGMPFFCYKGKMFCYLWTHKKHKQPYIGIVEGKHFDESFLLQENRSRMKIMLFNTNEDLPLEQIEVIIQKAIKLYKSGIIQV; the protein is encoded by the coding sequence ATGAAACAACTGGATGATTTCTATTTAAAGCAAGAAGAACCTATAAAAGGGATATTTCTTGCATTGAAAGAAATTATTCTGAAACAAGACACAGACATTACAAATGTTTTAAAATACGGAATGCCATTTTTTTGTTATAAAGGGAAAATGTTCTGCTATTTGTGGACTCATAAAAAACACAAACAACCTTATATTGGAATTGTTGAAGGAAAACATTTCGACGAGTCTTTTTTACTTCAGGAAAATCGGTCGAGAATGAAAATTATGCTTTTTAATACAAATGAAGATTTGCCTTTGGAACAAATTGAAGTTATTATACAAAAAGCAATAAAATTATATAAATCAGGAATTATACAAGTTTAA
- a CDS encoding Cof-type HAD-IIB family hydrolase, whose amino-acid sequence MTSKLKNIKVVVTDLDGTLLNPQHKISDYTKSIFQELHNQNYLIVVATGRHHLDAMAIIEKLEIPVFLVSSNGARIHSPEKKELFAFNLESDVVKAALNVEIDPEITVVLFKENVWQTNRISERLNAFQEELRYVPELVDYKTLEDFSAIKIFFSHDNHEKLVVLKDAIMANSSQDLHHAFSLPTCLEFMDKSVDKAVAIQKVLEQEGFSLEEAISFGDGFNDVQMLSSTGKGLIMGNAPALLKETLPNLEVIKTNAEDGVARYIASKILDKEFAIG is encoded by the coding sequence ATGACTTCTAAACTTAAAAATATAAAAGTTGTTGTAACGGACTTAGACGGAACTTTACTCAACCCACAGCATAAAATATCAGATTATACTAAATCTATTTTTCAGGAATTACACAATCAAAATTATCTCATAGTTGTTGCCACAGGACGTCATCATCTTGATGCAATGGCAATTATTGAAAAACTTGAAATTCCGGTTTTTTTAGTGAGTTCAAACGGAGCAAGGATTCATTCGCCTGAAAAGAAAGAGCTTTTTGCATTTAACTTAGAAAGTGATGTTGTAAAAGCAGCTTTGAATGTTGAAATTGATCCTGAAATTACAGTAGTTTTATTCAAAGAAAATGTTTGGCAAACCAATAGAATAAGCGAAAGATTAAATGCTTTTCAAGAAGAACTGAGATATGTTCCCGAATTGGTTGACTATAAAACTCTAGAAGATTTTAGCGCTATCAAAATTTTCTTTTCTCATGATAATCACGAAAAGTTGGTTGTTTTAAAAGATGCTATTATGGCAAATTCTTCTCAGGATTTACATCACGCTTTTAGTTTACCAACGTGTTTGGAGTTTATGGATAAGTCTGTAGATAAAGCAGTTGCAATTCAGAAAGTTCTGGAACAAGAAGGATTTTCATTAGAAGAAGCGATCTCGTTTGGAGACGGTTTCAACGATGTTCAAATGCTGTCTTCAACAGGAAAAGGATTAATTATGGGAAATGCTCCGGCTTTGCTAAAAGAGACTTTGCCAAATCTGGAAGTAATTAAAACAAATGCCGAAGATGGCGTAGCAAGATATATAGCTTCAAAAATTTTAGATAAAGAGTTTGCAATAGGTTAA